From the Hippocampus zosterae strain Florida chromosome 13, ASM2543408v3, whole genome shotgun sequence genome, the window aacagcaacagcaacattgAACCTAAAACGGAGTCTAGCAACAGGGCGTCCCCCATCTCGCCATCTCCATCCCTCCAGCAGGCTCAACAGCAGAtgagccagcagcagcagcagcagcagagtcaACAGCAGTCCCAGAACCAGTCTCAGCAGCCCAACGCGCTGAGCGACCACCAGGGTCACCACCACTTTGTCAAGGAGGAGCAGTCCAAGTGCATAAGCCACTCTCCGTTTTCCTCCAAGTTGCACCGCATGCGGCGCATGGCCTCCACCCCGCGCAAAGGCCGAGTGTGCTGCAACTCTTGCGGCAAGACCTTCTACGACAAAGGCACACTGAAGATACACTACAACGCCGTGCACCTGAAGATCAAGCACCGCTGCACCATCGAGGGCTGCAATATGGTCTTCAGCTCCCTGCGCAGCCGCAACCGTCACAGCGCCAACCCAAATCCGCGGCTGCACATGCCCATGCTGCGCAACAACCGCGACAAGGACCTCATCCGTGCCAACTCCAACTCGAGTACGCCAGTCATCTCGAGTACCAAAAATGGTGGCTTCACCCTTACCAGTCCTGGCAGGCCACCGCTGGGCTTCACCACTCCACCGGTAGACCCCATGCTTCAGTCCCCACTGCAAAGCCCGCTGGTATTTCCCTCTCTTAAATCCGTGCAGCCGGTACAACCGGTGCCTCCGTTCTATCGTACGTTACTGACCTCGGCGGACCTCGTCAGTCCGCCggtttcactgcaaacaagccCCATTttgcccaccaccaccaacagcaCCACGctgatggaccagcaacagcaGATGCTGGCTGCGGCCGTGGCTTCACACAATAACGCTCACATGTCCGAGATGGGAGCCACGTCTCATAGCGTGAACGCGTCTAGTGGCAATCAGGAGGCGGCGACGGGCCCCGCTGACCCCATGCCCAAGAAAAAGCCTCGTAaatccagcatgcccgtgaagATCGAGAAGGAAGTGATCGATGTGGCGGATGTCTACGAGGACAAAGACGAGGATGACGACGATCACATGaaccacaaccaccaccactccaCGCCGCTCCTTTACAACACACACGTCAAAATGAACGGAAACTaccacagcaacaacaacagcagcagcggcggcggcacagCGAACCACAGCGGCGGGAGCGGGCAGCAATCCCCTTCCCAAGACGAGATGAGCCCCGGCATAACTCTGCGTGGCGTGATGAGACAAAGTGAAGACGAATGCCGGGAGGGAGCCGGCAGTGACGGCAGGGGCGAGCTCCAAGGCTCAAGCGACCTACGTTGTATGGACAGCTACACTTCTGAGGACCAAGACCACGAAAGAGACTTTGAGAACGAGTCGGAAACCTCGGACTCAAAGATGTATTACCGGGACGAGTTGATGGATGTGGAGGAGCAGCAGAAACACTCCAAAAGTGACAAAGACCACCGCGACGATGGCCACGAAGAAGGTCATTTGAGGAAAGAAATGGAAGGCAAGGGTCAGCTCTCGCCATCCCCTCACCAGGATTCGATCAAGGTCAAGGAAGAGCTCATCGACCCCACTTACGACATGTTCTGCATGAGCCAGTACGGCCTCTACAACGGCGGAATGGCGGCGGCCGCAGCCGCAGCCGCCAGCATGGCCGCCTTGCACGGGAGTTTCATCTCCTCGATGGGCTACGGCGCCAGCCCGCCCAAGTTCCCCACTTCCCAGTCGCCGGACGGAGACCCGTGTTCTAGTCCGGACCCCAAGATCTGCTACGTGTGCAAGAAGAGCTTCAAAAGCTCCTACAGCATGAAACTGCACTACAAGAACGTGCACCTCAAAGAGATGCATGTGTGCACTGTGGCTGGTTGCAACGCTGCGTTCCCTTCCCGACGGAGTCGAGACAGGTTAGTGCTTGATGATAACTCTAACAATCACGGCTTTGATATTTGACACGGTCGTTATCACGCAAAAAAGCTGCATCGGTCATAACAGAAGATCGGGCACTAAACCACCTGTTCAATGTTAGCAAAGAAACCAGTAGCTTTGGATTCGAAAACCGGAAAGTCGGATTAAGACGTCATTGGGTCGTATAAAACAATCCATGGCAGGGATTTGGTTTTCATTACAATATTGCAGTAAAATGAATTGGCGggtgttaaccctttcagggacagcggtcgctacagtggacagcttctcatgtttTCCTCCGAGGGTGAAATATTTAGCGCTCCACGAGAGGTATAAAACAGTCTGAGAGCGGCATAGCTTTCACTGCCGCACAGTCCGGAAATCAAGTCCAGCCTGTGTCCCAGTTATGATACGACCCCTGTCGGCATGAGTTCGGTAAACCGCACCCTGCCGTTCACCGCCTGTGCCGTTTACGCCGAAAACGGCGTCGACACTAAATCCGTAAATTTCAAAAGGGCATTCAATTCAACCTGCATAGCATTTCACCTGGTAGCCGCGAGTTTgtagaacgtgtaaaaataaataaataaactcaaaTTCCATGACGTCTTCTTCCCGTCAAGTTCAGAAGTGGCAGGTGTCAACatgaacccccgcccccaccacacacgcacgcacacacacacacgcacacatacacggtAAAGCTCCGCGACTGTCAAGCCCTCCAGCTGCAGTTTTGTTTACCTGGCCCCTCCCCGCCTGCCTTGTCACGCAGAGGTGAAGGTGCATGCATTAGCATTGACAGCTGTTAGTCAAACCGCTGCATTTATTAGCACGGAAGGTGAGCCGAGACCCGGGCTTGTTAACACGCAGacgatccccccccaccccccatccccgcCGCTGCCCCCACCACTCTGGTGCGGAATATACAGTAGGTCCACGGTAGCagcgcggggggtgggggggggcatatcgCATGTGGCAGGTGCAGCGCATCGCTGTTGCCTCAGGCGAGTGCACACCCGTGAAAGGAATACAAACCAGTATCTTtcgggggtgaaaaaaaaaaggtactgaCCTTTTGGTGTTATGCTGACATCACGCGTCATATGACAACAGAAAGCTATTGTTTGTTTATGTACAAAGAATTGATACAAGAGGTGATAACCAGACGTTGGGATTTGTAATAGgatgggggtgaaaaaaatgtttcaagtgTACTCTCCTATTCACGaatagcaaagaaaaaaaaaggcaacacaaTTGACACCCTCTTTTAAAATGGTGCACCATGCTAATATTTTAAACGGAGGGGTTTAGTATCATTTGAGAATCATCTCACATAAAAAGTAACGGCTGACCAATATAGCATTAAAAACCTCGTCTTTCAGTACATTGCAATTTTGCGATTCAGAAAGAACATGGAAGTTACGATTATTTTGAGTAGTCAAACGTTGCTTGAATTTGCGAACAGTGCGAAAATCGGATCGATTACTATTGTGCATGGTCCTCAACGTGTGACGGATTTGTTTCTCAGCAGGAACTCAGTTGTAAATCAAAGTCAACGTTTGTCGGAAAACACTTCTTGGGTCGTCaatttaaaaccattttttaaaaagtaagtaAAAGTGCGAACtgagtgctttggttttgaTGTCATTAGCCTACTAGCATAGCTGTAACGTCATCATATTTTTACAgtttccaaaaacaacaaacgatttttttaaaaaacggcataataatataataataaatccctGAGAACACATCAAACATTTTCCAAAGAGCGTTACAAGACGAGGAAATGTGCCGCCATCTCGTCTTCTCCATCGCTCGATACCGACGCTAATGACATAATGCACCTTTGCATGTAACGGCGGCGATAAAACGGCAATGCGACGCGCTCGTTTTCCTAAAACCCATTTAAGTCGGAAGAGATTAGCGAATGTTGACATAACAATACCCCCGTTATGACTCATAACGGAGATAAATCAAGTTCCATTCTTCTCGCCGCTAATTTTATTTACAGCCAATAACAGCTAATTGGCACTCGCGTCTGCTGTTCCGTCTCGGCAATTAATATAAAAAGGTCCAGCGGCCTGCGAGTTATGCTCGGCGTGTACGCTGCTGTTTGAAATGCGCCTTCTGAAAGAAATGCTGGGCTGCATCGTTAAACGTTCTCGTGCGAATGAAAGTGGAACCGAGATCATTCCTGCGTTATTTTCACAGCGATGACATGTGCCatctttttcaaattgcggtaCGTACATAATTTGTAATCCATTTGGAAGAAATGAAACCTCTCCCCCGACTAGACGCCGTCCAATGTAAGAAACTGCGCAACTGGAACTGTTTTCAATTCACTGACAATTGTTCACGTATGAACACACTCTTAAACCTTTTTACCTGCTGCTAACCAAAACTGCGGCACTTTCTGGGCATGTTTAACAATTTCCCAGTTGAAGTCTGATATCAGAAGATATTTGTAAATGTCGACATGAATATTGTGAGAGTCAAGTGCAAATTCAAAGGGATAAAATTACTGGTGGCAGGTGGGAGGGGAaataggctgattggacgctctaaattgtccctaggtgtgaatgtgagcgtggatggttgttcgtctctgtgtgccctgcgattggctggcaactgatccagggtgtcccccgcctactgcccgaagacggctgggataggctccagcaccccccgcgaccctagtgaggattaagcggtccagaaaatggatggatggatatatattttgtaaattcttttttttggaaatttTTATTGGATGATATAAATGTGTAAAGTGATGTTCATTTGCAAACAAAGTTATTCAAACGTATCTGATGTTATGAGAATAATTTTACAGAACTtgctcattgtttttatttttaaatcttgttCAGTGCCACTATAATGATTGACCACTTTTTGTAAGAAATATCGCTGTggcagaataaataaatgaatgaatgaacgaatgaatgaatgaatgaatgaatgaatgaatgaatgaatgaatgaatgaatgaatgaatgaatgaatgaatgaaacattggAGTGTTAGAAGATTAAATTCATATTCGTTTGAGGAAAAGGTGAATGGATTATGAGATCAAAGTTTTCATTAAAAATGGTGCAATATTGCTGTGTCTGATGTGTGAAAATTCTGAAATtcacccaaaatgttttgtagAATAtcattcagacttttttttcttgaagaccTCATATTTTCcacccaattttatttttttataaacaccCGATTattatggggtttttttgcttaCCCAAATACTTGTTTGTAATATTACAGGAGAAAACAATAGAAAGAAAACGTGACTTTCACATCCTAATCGCTGCCATGATAATTGACAGTAACCAAAAAGTCTGCCAGTCACGTGAAAAGGGTGAAA encodes:
- the bnc2 gene encoding zinc finger protein basonuclin-2 isoform X4 gives rise to the protein MSLSISVRSSAHTHTLTHTHANRALRRCGHFLGGLRREKEEEKDLEDEGEGGHGQRGRRNEGEHRREETRVRERNSERGNSWRAPAPHLHFAGTHTELMSKEADVRGSSERHTAPQEPTAATATTSSDPETPSTPPPPQPAAAKADHGAAAGPESEPSSSRSGGVGAGGAGESSMQFSTRPPSAEQPGFMGTWQQQSTDGNLLYRMSQQAIRCTLVNCTCECFQPGKIHLRTCDHCKHGWVAHALDKLSTQHLYHPTQVEIVQSNVVFDISSLMLYGTQAVPVRLKILLDRLFSVLKQEEVLHILHGLGWTLRDYVRGYILQDAAGKVLDRWTIMSREEEIITLQQFLRFGETKSIVELMAIQEKEGQAVTVPSAKTDSGIRTFIESNNRTRSPGLLMHLENSSPSSIHHFENIPNSLAFLLPFQYINPVSAPMLGLPPNGLPLEQSALRLREPSLPNQVEQVETSESDVSLSPFRTGQSPSRGPLGAMNNSNSNIEPKTESSNRASPISPSPSLQQAQQQMSQQQQQQQSQQQSQNQSQQPNALSDHQGHHHFVKEEQSKCISHSPFSSKLHRMRRMASTPRKGRVCCNSCGKTFYDKGTLKIHYNAVHLKIKHRCTIEGCNMVFSSLRSRNRHSANPNPRLHMPMLRNNRDKDLIRANSNSSTPVISSTKNGGFTLTSPGRPPLGFTTPPVDPMLQSPLQSPLVFPSLKSVQPVQPVPPFYRTLLTSADLVSPPVSLQTSPILPTTTNSTTLMDQQQQMLAAAVASHNNAHMSEMGATSHSVNASSGNQEAATGPADPMPKKKPRKSSMPVKIEKEVIDVADVYEDKDEDDDDHMNHNHHHSTPLLYNTHVKMNGNYHSNNNSSSGGGTANHSGGSGQQSPSQDEMSPGITLRGVMRQSEDECREGAGSDGRGELQGSSDLRCMDSYTSEDQDHERDFENESETSDSKMYYRDELMDVEEQQKHSKSDKDHRDDGHEEGHLRKEMEGKGQLSPSPHQDSIKVKEELIDPTYDMFCMSQYGLYNGGMAAAAAAAASMAALHGSFISSMGYGASPPKFPTSQSPDGDPCSSPDPKICYVCKKSFKSSYSMKLHYKNVHLKEMHVCTVAGCNAAFPSRRSRDRTMSDREVNN
- the bnc2 gene encoding zinc finger protein basonuclin-2 isoform X3 gives rise to the protein MLAEAIRCTLVNCTCECFQPGKIHLRTCDHCKHGWVAHALDKLSTQHLYHPTQVEIVQSNVVFDISSLMLYGTQAVPVRLKILLDRLFSVLKQEEVLHILHGLGWTLRDYVRGYILQDAAGKVLDRWTIMSREEEIITLQQFLRFGETKSIVELMAIQEKEGQAVTVPSAKTDSGIRTFIESNNRTRSPGLLMHLENSSPSSIHHFENIPNSLAFLLPFQYINPVSAPMLGLPPNGLPLEQSALRLREPSLPNQVEQVETSESDVSLSPFRTGQSPSRGPLGAMNNSNSNIEPKTESSNRASPISPSPSLQQAQQQMSQQQQQQQSQQQSQNQSQQPNALSDHQGHHHFVKEEQSKCISHSPFSSKLHRMRRMASTPRKGRVCCNSCGKTFYDKGTLKIHYNAVHLKIKHRCTIEGCNMVFSSLRSRNRHSANPNPRLHMPMLRNNRDKDLIRANSNSSTPVISSTKNGGFTLTSPGRPPLGFTTPPVDPMLQSPLQSPLVFPSLKSVQPVQPVPPFYRTLLTSADLVSPPVSLQTSPILPTTTNSTTLMDQQQQMLAAAVASHNNAHMSEMGATSHSVNASSGNQEAATGPADPMPKKKPRKSSMPVKIEKEVIDVADVYEDKDEDDDDHMNHNHHHSTPLLYNTHVKMNGNYHSNNNSSSGGGTANHSGGSGQQSPSQDEMSPGITLRGVMRQSEDECREGAGSDGRGELQGSSDLRCMDSYTSEDQDHERDFENESETSDSKMYYRDELMDVEEQQKHSKSDKDHRDDGHEEGHLRKEMEGKGQLSPSPHQDSIKVKEELIDPTYDMFCMSQYGLYNGGMAAAAAAAASMAALHGSFISSMGYGASPPKFPTSQSPDGDPCSSPDPKICYVCKKSFKSSYSMKLHYKNVHLKEMHVCTVAGCNAAFPSRRSRDRHSSNINLHRKLLTKELDDIVLDPQLTPLPKDFGAELLAKFYAGHHHHMALDPMGGMAFRGLGPTADLMRREHCPTGNEYPHHPVHQDLKNNHHHHHHHHHHRGFPRGGPDDYVVLDLSTTSIVQSNGSIHSSHDSDEGSDEGILLDDLEVDEEDDEEGNSEGEDCDGQSGDKSRLARSESPFRLSSENGGGGGIVCSICQKMYSNKGTLRVHYKTVHLREMHKCKVAGCNMVFSSVRSRNRHSQNPNLHKNMPFATLIG